One Oncorhynchus clarkii lewisi isolate Uvic-CL-2024 unplaced genomic scaffold, UVic_Ocla_1.0 unplaced_contig_13670_pilon_pilon, whole genome shotgun sequence genomic window carries:
- the LOC139398602 gene encoding protein EVI2B-like — MEGKSLVFVLFLWMLPLGLNSTVTLQPNSHSTDFRSSEVTATSDKVSPLEMAQEHLNNAPDKGNYSTVAPSVELKFTVKSKPQTPDQVSTKYISSYLPAIHPLSTTTKKNSQSPQDRQTTKYKNDSTVEITADGAEETSPTMGNQPPVSRVTPSGQGKVSPTASPRPSELSSQTTSPTTNQPTEIQTGPGPTNLPMSQSNDSTERIRSTPTGVGFGVTPTRAEFTLNTGRKAQFPSTPSQAPVTSRKSTPSHPTERGPTGPSELPSAATLPATLPPSIAMTKSLTRISTPWTSTQPAKTLATTAASVTASIAVTSTKGQSPLMVPTTKHAAAATTTTTKNKPKPPPSKTANKDKSKTTGNHGTVVAVLIGVTLVLMLVSFGVIFVRKRRHQRMQLQNTAWAGPSPFLDSGVQSRLDNNDSSDVHLRGSNRISFSGFLSQRLSKRLSLLQGTDEEFRMGEIPTGSTFGRETVSDDVQPSNGTAAVHKEKTQIEVVQPLDNSLSPPPPTSSETTATAHTHDHQPPTSLQVVDLGPDNVPNSSPSHTPPDIPEAIPPPLLDVYLGPPSDHASPPPPESTDLPTPPHDLP; from the coding sequence ATGGAGGGAAAGAgtcttgtttttgtgttgtttttgtgGATGCTGCCACTGGGACTGAATAGCACAGTGACACTTCAGCCTAACAGCCACTCCACCGACTTCAGGAGCAGTGAGGTTACTGCAACTTCAGACAAAGTTTCACCTTTAGAAATGGCACAAGAGCACCTCAACAATGCACCAGATAAAGGAAACTATAGCACCGTAGCACCTTCAGTTGAGTTGAAGTTCACAGTGAAGAGTAAACCACAGACTCCAGATCAGGTGTCCACCAAATATATCAGCTCTTATCTGCCTGCAATCCACCCTTTGAGTACGACAACAAAGAAGAACTCCCAGTCACCTCAGGACCGCCAAACAACCAAATATAAAAACGACTCCACGGTGGAGATCACAGCAGATGGAGCCGAGGAAACTTCGCCCACTATGGGGAATCAGCCTCCGGTAAGCCGAGTTACACCCTCCGGCCAGGGCAAAGTAAGTCCAACAGCATCACCTAGACCTTCTGAGTTATCCTCTCAAACAACCTCACCGACAACAAATCAACCAACAGAGATCCAAACAGGGCCTGGTCCAACCAATCTTCCGATGTCGCAGTCCAACGACTCCACAGAGAGGATCCGATCCACGCCAACTGGTgttggatttggagtgacaccgACTAGAGCCGAATTTACTTTGAACACAGGTAGGAAGGCTCAATTTCCCAGCACCCCCTCCCAGGCCCCAGTCACAAGCAGGAAATCAACCCCTTCACACCCCACTGAAAGAGGTCCAACAGGCCCATCTGAGCTGCCTAGCGCTGCCACTTTACCCGCCACCCTACCTCCCTCTATAGCCATGACCAAATCTTTAACCCGCATCTCCACTCCATGGACATCGACCCAGCCCGCCAAGACCCTTGCCACCACTGCAGCCTCTGTTACTGCTAGTATTGCCGTTACCAGCACCAAGGGCCAATCCCCACTAATGGTCCCCACTACAAAACATGccgctgctgccaccaccaccacgacAAAAAACAAACCAAAGCCACCTCCGTCAAAAACGGCAAACAAAGACAAGAGCAAAACAACGGGGAACCATGGCACAGTGGTGGCTGTACTGATTGGTGTGACACTGGTTCTGATGTTGGTCAGTTTTGGGGTCATCTTCGTGAGGAAGCGCAGACATCAGAGGATGCAGCTGCAGAACACAGCCTGGGCCGGCCCCTCTCCGTTTCTGGACAGTGGAGTCCAGTCTCGACTGGATAATAACGATAGCAGTGACGTCCACCTGAGGGGCTCCAATCGAATCTCCTTCTCTGGCTTCCTGTCTCAGCGACTCTCCAAGAGGCTGTCTCTGCTCCAGGGGACTGACGAGGAATTCCGGATGGGTGAGATTCCGACAGGAAGTACATTCGGAAGAGAGACTGTTTCAGATGATGTTCAACCGAGTAACGGGACTGCTGCAGTTCACAAAGAAAAGACCCAGATTGAGGTGGTGCAACCTCTGGACAACTCTTTATCTCCTCCTCCACCGACATCTTCAGAGACCACTGCCACAGCACACACCCATGACCATCAGCCTCCTACCTCCTTGCAGGTTGTTGATCTGGGGCCAGACAATGTTCCAAattcctctccctctcatacACCACCAGATATCCCAGAAGCTATTCCTCCACCACTGTTGGACGTTTACCTGGGTCCCCCCTCAGACCATGCCAGCCCCCCTCCACCAGAGAGCACAGACCTTCCAACCCCACCCCATGACCTGCCTTAA